The window TAGTCACATTCAAGTGATTCAAATGATCCGCAACGTATCTATGTTCAGGAAACTTAGATATTATCTGGCTTTTCAAGGCCTCCCATTTTGCAAGTCTCCGCTCTGCATTATGTTTATATTCCTGCTCTGGTGTCATATATGGTCGACTCAGCCAATATTCATTctcagcttcaacttccagcctttgaATCACTGAACGCTTCATTGAAAGAGTAACCACTCTTGGTCTTCTGTATTTTCCAATCCATTGTTTCCCAGGAATCCTTTTTCGGAGTAGCGCTGTGGTCAGAAACATTAccttaaagtaaataagattttatatatatatatatatatatatatatatatatatatatatatatataagttttTAAATTTATTATGAATAATTAAAGTCTGTTTAGAAATAACGAGAGTTTCTCTACAATTAAAACACTTGCTCAGAACACTTTTAAGCTGTTAGAGAAGTCTTTAATCTGCTGTGGCACACCCTGAGCTCTGGGGCTCTTCCACCAGCCAATGGCTGCAGGAGAAAAGGGGAAGAGGAGCCCACTCATTGTtggcagaggaggggagagagagggagattgaTTGAACTCTGATTGGTTGCTCTGCCCCTGAAGTAGGCAGGGCAGTGAGACAGACAAACAGCCAGTCAGAAGGCAGCTTTCCCCCACTTCTTGTTCtaacatttactttttaaaaaaatgccactgCTTGCCTGTTCATGCCTGATGACAGACTGGTAGggatttgggaaacactgcattaaAGTGTTACAAAGCTAAACATTTACCAATATGGCACCCTGAAATAACCACCATTCAGACAAATTCCACAGTGATGGATTCATCAGAGTTTCACAGGGTTTTTTTAAGGCCAAAATGGACCATTAGATATTTTAATCGGATTTCCTGTACAACAAAGGCtactgaatttcacccagttatccctGCATCCAGCCAATAACTTctatttgactaaagcatattttCTAGAAAGGCAACCAGTCTTAATGTGATGACAGGTGAGCTGTGGCTCACAAAAGCtggtgctgaaataaatttgttagtctctaaggtgccacaagtactcctgttctttttgcggatacagactaatgcggctgccactctgaaaccacCACTTTCTGTGGTACAGCCATTGGATAATCACCCTCCTTGTTAATGATATGCCTTCTTTCTACTGGATATTTGTCCAGCATTACCTTCCACGCTTTGGTTTTTGTAAAATAACCTtgtagtacctggtattttctccctgtaAAGGTACTTACACACCACAATTAACTCACCTCCTGatttgtaattaattaattttttaatctagCTAAACATTAAGTCTCTAAATGTAAGGCACTTTTCCCCATCGTTTAATCATGTTTGGGCTCCGCATCCTCTCCAAGAATTTTTTGACTATGGGGGCCCCAGAACTAGATTCCAGTATCTGTGTCACCAATGCATATAAAGGGGCATTTACACGTTCAAAGCTTGCAGCAGCCCGTTTTGCCATAGCATTACACTAGGCTCTCATCCTGAATTACTCGTTCACTGCTCCCTCCTCCCAAATCCTTGCCAGTCACCGCCTTctagcccgtgggggccccaggctggacACGCGTTCCCAGCACTAGCTTTGCACCCCGCGGCACCGAATCGCAGCGCTGGCATGGGCGCAGGTTACGCGGCCCATCGCGCTGTGActagcaccccgcccccactgcaTTTCCCGCTCCACAGAGCCCCCGGAGCAGGGGAGGCCGGGGCTCAGGAGGCccgcgggggggggagggcgttACCCCCTCGCCGGGCCTGGGCTACGAGGATCACGCGAGAACcgccggggctcagggctgccccgTGGGGGCACAGGCCGGGCCACGCGAGCTAGGGCGTGGCGGGCCCGCCCGCGCCTGGAGCCATTTACCCTAAGACGAGATCCGGCTTCGTTCACCGCAGCCCGTCCACTTCCTCACAGGCCGGAGACAAGACGGCAACGGCTAACCAGGGTCATCACAGCGCGAGCGCCACACACGCCACGCGCGGCCGCTTCTATCGCGAGACTTGGGGCGCCGCCGCGGGAGGGGCGGGGACTCGCAGCGTCCAATGGCGTTCGCTCTGCTCAGGCATTCAAGCAGCGCTCGAGGCGCGCGGCGGCGCGTATCCTTGTTTCCATTCCAGCAGCAAGGGACGGACCCGGCCGAGCAAACCGAGAGCGGCTGCGGGTAACGGCTCCGGGTAACGGCTCGGCCGCGCGCTGGCGGGTGGGgccggggagcctcctctctgtcCCATGTCCGGGCCCTGCTCCCGCCCAGCTAAGCGGGGACACAGTCCGGGAGGGGAGTGCGGGTGCCCGGCGGGGTCGTTAGCTGAGCCCTGGCTCCCccacccgtgtgtgtgtgtgtgtgtgtgtgtgtggtgctgcATTAGgtgagcccccccgccccccggagatACATGCGGAGTAGGGAGGGGAGTGTTGTATTAGCTGAACTCCCGCACAGACATGGGTGGGGGGTTATTGCATTAACCGAGCCCCCTTTGCAGGACACTGAAACTACTTTAATTCGCACCATACCCTGGTGCTCCCCCAACAGCCCCAGTACTATGTGCCATCCGGTCAGGGACTGTCCCTGTCTAACAACAGCGGCATCCGGACGGCAAAGGGGCCTGGCTGTAAGGGCGGAAACCTCAGGATTCACCGTCATTGCAGAGATACAAATCCCAGGAAATTTGTGCTTTTCCCGCTGTGGGAGTTCCCAGGCCTCACTCCTGCAAATGATGTGTGAAATGCCACGTGTACATTGCTCCTCTCTGGGTGTATTTATTGAGGGAGGGCTTAATTAGCTTAAGCACTTGTGGAATCTCAGTAAAGTAAATGCCTCAGGAAGCATAACATGTGATTATGACAATCTCTTTAAATATCTCCACTTTCTAGACAGTCTGTCAGAAAGAAACACTGTGGCGCTGCAATTAGTACTGTGTGTCTTGTAGCTTGAAAAACACATGAAATGTGTCATAAATTACATCCTTATGTGTCACTTTTTCTTCTGAACCTATGCataatgtgcctcaggtggcacgtgactaggattcatcactgaatttgatcCACTGGTAGACTCATGGGCTTCCCCAAGCTAGGTACTGACAGGGAGTGTGATCCATGCCCCCTCTGTGCTGCTGAACTGCTGTCAATGGCTTGACTTTAACttgtttaatttacatttaaactAAATTCTTGCTAATTCTCATCTGGCCTATTGTTGAACATGAGCCGAAGACCCCTTAGCTTCCCTCTGAATGAAATGTAAGGCAAGGACAATACAAAACATTTAAAGTAGCTCtcatagaaaatgaaaaaaaaaggtaTTAGTGAGAAGGGGGGTAAAATGGCAGAGGGTGCTAATAGAGGAGGTTTGGTTGGAAGTGGGAACATTAGGGGGGCATTCTGCCCTCTTGAAGCTTGCCTTGCTCCTCCGCACCTTCCAAGCGGCGCCTGTCTACAGTTGCTGGGTAAATTGCAATTTGCCTGGAGAGATAGGAAGAAAttccccatgtgtccctggccTCCCACCCCTGTTGTGGCAAGTCTGCAGCTTCTGCAGTGGATTTCTGTGTAGGAGCACTTTGCTGTCAGAGTTCTCTGCAGCTGCAGCTTTTGCAGCTGCTCTGAGCCATCCCTGTATGCATCTTTTTGTGTGAGAAGATCACTGGCAGCATGACCTGGAACTTCATAAGTTCACTTCAGTAGCTCAAGGTGTGCAGTTTGGTACTGTCACTGCGTTTGATATGGGTCACCACCGAGAATACCAAGTTGAGGACAGATGtcaagaaatagggcagacacagcCTTAACTGGTGGTTTGCTTCTATatgatttcaccaagccagttaACAACAGTGACTCCTGTACCACCACACTAGTTATCAAGAAGCCAAAACacagtttccttaggcattccagcccctGACTTACCACCCAGACAACTGGATTTTTGTTATGATTATTAGAACTTGAAATCGTATATAAAGTTCTTCCAGTCTCAAAGGACCAGCCACCTTCCCAGCTCAGTATATGCTTTCAGGATCTTACCAAATACCACACTGCAGCCAATTCCTTTAatgaactaaagatttattaatagaaaataagAGGGTTATTAAATGGTTAAAGGAGTCATATACAGTTGATTTCAGAGTATGCAGGTCAGGATAATAGCAGTGATGGTGATTCTGCTAGCATGCAGTATATCTCCCTGAATCACCGAAAAAGATTGGGGATCATCAGTGTTTTTCCAAAGCTTCCTTGTTAGAAATCACAATCTAGAGAAGTGGAGCgagaaaaaagacaaaacagtgatgtcagtctcctattttataccCTCATCCCATGTGCCTAGAAAGTTACTGGCAAAAAGATGGAGTCTTGAATCACATGTCTTTCATGCCTCACTGAGTCATGGGGCAACCGTTGTCTGGTGCTTTCTGAAAAATCTCCAGGAGAGGCTCACTGGGCGAGCTGAGTCTCTTCAGTGGCCCATCAACACAGGGATGGCTAGTATGCATGTAAATTTGCCCTGTGGGTGTCACCCAAGAGCAAAACATACTTGATATACAAAcacatagcccagtggttctcaaactgttagTCGGGACACCAAAGTGGGTCGTGGCTTACACTTGCTGAAGCCCAACCCTGAGGGCTTCAGCTCTAGGTAgttgggctcaggttacaggccacccgtgtggggctgaagcccttgggcttcaactcccttcccccatccctccacgCAGAATGGTGGGGCTCGCGCTTTGGTCCCCTCCCCACCTGGGGCAGTGGGACTTGGATGGGCTCAGGCTTCTGGCCCCCCTCCTGGGATTGTATAATACAAGCAGCCCTCGAATTTAGGACACAATTGGTTCTTGAAAATTGCGTCATAACTTGGAACCGCAGTACTCTCCATTGTGGGACCAAGCGTCATAAAGTCAAAACCAATTGTAAGTCAAATCAGGGTGTCAATTCAGAAACATAAGTGCCATTCATTGTAAGTTGAATGTCTGTAAAGTCGAGGACTGCctgtattcataacttcagatacaatgaTGATATCTGGATTTAAACAGAATAATCATACTGGATATattataacttttccattgatccatgacatactttgtacaggATTTATTGCGATTTGTAACCGTGGTGACTGTATTAGTGTAACTAGTTATATTCCTTTTTATGCAGCATCACAGGTACAAGCTAAGGCTAGGCATAGCAGGAAGCCGGCCAACTTGGTGCCACATGAGAGTACAGCACCCATCTGCCCAGTCTTAGTGTGGAAATGCACTGCTAAGTAGAACTTTATGGCCAGCGTGGCTGGTGATGTTATTCACCATTATGGGTGAATATGTCCAGGAGAGTGCATTTTGTTTCATGGGCATATGCTGGAGCACTGCACTGCATGCAGCGACCATTCATTTGAAACTGAAACACTTTTTAGTTTTTTAGCATCCCATTTCCAACAAGCTCACACTTTGGTACCCCCTGTCTTAGTGGATATATGGAGTTCTATACAGTTGCATCTTTCAGAGATGACCTTAAGCCACTTATATACAGTGTAGTTTTTAGCCATGTCAGTCAGTCCGtccatcccaggatattagagaggcaaggtgcctgagaatcatagaataccaggctggaagggacctcaggaggtcatctagtccaaccccctgctcaaagcaggaccaatccccagacagttttttgccctgatccctaaatggcttcctcaaggattgaactctcaaccctgggtttagcaggccaatgctcaaaccactgagttatccctcccccttcctgaggtaatatcttttattggatcaaattctgtgaggagagagacaagctttcaagctatacagagctcttcttcaggacctgAAGCTTGTCTCAGAagttggtctgataaaagattgcttcacccaccttgtctcttgaaaTGACTCATGGCACTTTGTAAGAGTATGGTTGTCCTGTGGTATTCATGAGTAAAATTTCCCCTCATACCCCACTGCTGTGTTTCATGTTGTAGTTCATTAGCTCTTGGTAGTTTATGCAAGAGATGGCCTATGTAAATGTCAACTATTAAGTTGCTGATAGGTGTTTGCCTTGTCTTCTCTAGTGATTTTCTTCATCATGGAGCTGACGGGAAATTTCTTCAGCAAACTGCGGGCTTTAGCTGTCACTTTGGAGAAGGAGGCTGAGCAACTTGAACTAGCATTAAATAGAGAAGATACACGTAAGTGTGTGAGAGGCTGCACCTCAAATCTGGTACTTCCGTGAAAGCTGTTAGTTTTGTGCTCTCAGCAAGAAAAACATTACAAGAGAGGTCAAAGTATTTCCATCCTGGTCTTTTGTATGGAAATGCAGATTCTagttgccaatgtgatatggaTATTTGGATTAAGATGGAATGTTGAATGCTGAGATCTATAGACTTTGAAACTTTAACTTTTTTTGTCTTCCAACTATTTTTCTCAGTTGAAATTTCTTTATGTTGTGGGTTAAATCTTGAATGGTATGTTCCTAGAATGGCCTTTTTAACATTTGatataaaaaaaaggaaaatttgtgATTATGAGTTGTGGAAACTGgcaaattgtttaaaaatatgatACCTCTCTTCTAGAAAATAATAGTGATGCAGCATTACCTACACCTGAAAAGTTTGCTTAAACTTATTTTGTTAACCTCGTTTGCGCATATTTAAGTTGTGGGCTGCAGCACGTGTGGTGAAGCTCTCCCTTCAGCATAAAAAAACCACCCCCCAGGGGACAGAAGCTGTGTCGGCAGCATAACCCTGTGCACACTAGCATTTATGCcaatgtaacttatgttgctcaaggAAGTGGAAtagtcacacccctgagcaacataagttttgctgacataagcgatagtgtagacatagactgAGTGCCTGGAGGAGATGCAGTACCCCTTCACCCTTATGCATATGATACCAACTAACGCTATACTTGTATTTACCCTTCATTAAACTCAGATCACGAGTTCTCTTCCATGTAACTGCAGACTATCTCCAGAGCCCCactacataagaatggctatactggctcagaccaaaggtccatccagcctagtatcttgtctgctgacagtggccaataccaggtgccccagagggagtgaacctaagagGTAGTGATTAAGTGCTCtgtcttctgccatccatctccaccctctgacaaacagaggctagggacaccattccttacccatcctggctaatagacattaatggactttaacctccatgaatttatctagttctcttttaaaccttgttatagtcctagccttcacaatctccttgggcaagaagttccacaggttgactatgcgctgtgtaaagaagaacttccttttatttgtttttgtcataaacagattgttaagggttaatgtctcttctacctgtaaagagttacaagcagggaaatggacatctgaccagaagaccaatcagaagacaagatacttttaaatttgggtggagggaagcttttgtgtgtgttctttgtccgttgtgtgttcttctctcggagggtctgagagagaccagacattactacaggctctctaagtttcttttcaaatagtaagtaaaaacaggcggtttaggctctttgattgttttactctatttgcagttgtggatctggctggttaacttttatatgtgtagttgctgggaatattttgatttgtattagtactggggggaaagtctctttctggtgtctgtaagctataggaccctataatatttacatcttgaagttacagagataattccttactttttcctttctttttattaaaaggtttctttttagagaacctcattgattttttttccttgtttcccttgttttattccaggggattgggataactcaccgggaggggggagagatagaatctctctctgttttccttgaatctgtttgcctctttgtggaagggaagggagatgcttctctgtatggtgatttaagaggttggatcagtatctctcaggatagcccagggagagagattctgggagggggaaaggtgggggaatggtttatttctccttgttttaagaacccaagggatctgggttcttggggtccccagggaaggttggggaggttagagtgccccaaaacactatatttttgggtcgtggcagtgctatcagatcaaagctggtaattaagcttagaggattcaagtgctagtatctcattttctgaactctaaggttcagatctgagagggaatgctatgacagttttaaacctgctgcctattaatttcatttggtgatccctagttcttatattatggcaacaagtaaataacttttccttattcactttctctgcaccactcatgattttatatacctctatcatatccctccttagtctcctctcttccaagctgaaaagtcctagcctctttaatctctcttcatatggaaccCGTTCCaacccccctaatcattttagttgcccttctctaaactttttctaatgccagtatatcttttttgagatgaggagtcCACatttgtacgcagtattcaagatgttggcataccatggatttatataagggcaataagatactctccgtcttattctctttcccgttcttaatgattcctaacatcctgtttccttttttgactgctgctgcacactgcatagacaacttcagagaactatccatgatgactccaagatctcttttctgattagttgtagctaaattagcccccatcatattgtatgtagagttggggttattttttccagtgtgcatttctttacatttatccacattaaatttcatttgccgttttgttgcccagtcacttagttttgtgagatctttttgaagttcttcagtctgctttggtcttaactgtcttgaacagtttagtatcatctgcaaactttgccacctcactgtttgcccctttcttcagatcatttatgaataagttgaataggattagtcctagaactgacccttggggaacatcgctagttactcctctccattctgaaaatttaccatttattcttacccttcgttccctgtcttttaaccagttctcagtctatgaaaggatcttccctcttatcccatgacaacttaatttacgtaagagcctttggtgagggactttgtcaaaggctttctggaagtctaagtatactatgtccactggatccccc of the Gopherus flavomarginatus isolate rGopFla2 chromosome 1, rGopFla2.mat.asm, whole genome shotgun sequence genome contains:
- the MRPL57 gene encoding ribosomal protein 63, mitochondrial codes for the protein MFLTTALLRKRIPGKQWIGKYRRPRVVTLSMKRSVIQRLEVEAENEYWLSRPYMTPEQEYKHNAERRLAKWEALKSQIISKFPEHRYVADHLNHLNVTKKWTNS